From Candidatus Dormiibacterota bacterium, a single genomic window includes:
- a CDS encoding sigma-70 family RNA polymerase sigma factor translates to MTLPRAYEDGLVERAKEDPAAFGELYDHYFGQIYRFVYSRIRNQEAAEDITAEVFFKALRAIGRYKPSGHPFSAWLYQISVNAIADHYRAKRPESDLDSVIGVASTERSVEEAISERDEAARVWAAIDSLPTHQRTALTLKLGEDLKLAQIGDIMGKSEGAVKLLIHRGMIGVRHRLGVVPQAERV, encoded by the coding sequence ATGACACTGCCGAGAGCGTATGAGGACGGTCTCGTCGAGCGCGCCAAGGAGGACCCGGCGGCCTTCGGTGAGCTGTACGACCACTATTTCGGGCAGATATACCGCTTTGTCTACAGCCGAATCCGCAACCAGGAGGCCGCCGAGGACATCACCGCCGAGGTGTTCTTCAAGGCCCTCCGCGCCATCGGCCGGTACAAGCCCAGCGGCCACCCCTTCAGCGCCTGGCTCTACCAGATCTCAGTGAACGCAATCGCAGACCACTACCGCGCCAAGCGACCCGAGTCCGACCTGGACTCGGTGATCGGTGTCGCCTCCACCGAGCGATCGGTCGAGGAGGCGATCTCCGAGCGGGACGAGGCCGCCCGGGTGTGGGCCGCGATCGACTCGCTGCCCACCCACCAGCGCACCGCGCTCACCCTCAAGCTCGGTGAGGACCTCAAGCTCGCCCAGATCGGCGACATCATGGGCAAGAGCGAGGGTGCGGTGAAGCTGCTCATCCACCGGGGCATGATCGGGGTGCGCCACCGCCTCGGCGTCGTCCCTCAGGCGGAGCGGGTCTGA
- the purB gene encoding adenylosuccinate lyase yields MIPRYTPPRIAEIFGEESRLRRWLEVELLAAEGWEQAGRIPAGTAGALRATARVDLARVAELEAEQGHDLAAFVSAVQETTGDAGRFLHLGLTSSDVVDTALATQLRDAAAVVDEDAARLEEALAALAVAHRLTLMPGRTHGVHAEPLSLGVKLANHWDEVRRGRLRLQAAAAEVAVGNISGAVGTHNSVTPEVEEHVCRRLGLGVAAACTQVVARDRHAALVSAMAILGAVIERLATAVRLLQQTEVGEAEEPFAQRQKGSSAMPHKRNPVLSERLCGMARLLRGHALVALEDVALWHERDISHSAAERVVLPDAFAVLDYMLQLATRVVAGLRVDARRMAENMDWGGGLVFTQRLMTALIDGAGWPRERAYRAVQALALRAREGEAPFRDLVRGSEEVGAVLDDARLDDVFDSAAYTRYIDDTYRRLGLPVEAPGDTTAATRPELAVEAGIGGGRL; encoded by the coding sequence GTGATCCCCCGCTACACCCCGCCACGTATCGCCGAGATCTTCGGCGAGGAGTCCCGGCTGCGGCGGTGGCTGGAGGTGGAGCTGCTCGCCGCCGAGGGGTGGGAGCAGGCGGGGCGGATCCCGGCCGGCACCGCCGGCGCGCTCCGGGCCACCGCCCGCGTCGACCTCGCCCGGGTCGCCGAGCTCGAGGCCGAGCAGGGCCACGACCTCGCCGCCTTCGTCAGCGCCGTGCAGGAGACCACCGGCGACGCCGGCCGCTTCCTCCACCTCGGGCTGACCAGCTCGGACGTGGTCGACACCGCCCTGGCCACCCAGCTCCGCGACGCCGCCGCGGTGGTCGACGAGGACGCCGCCAGGCTCGAGGAGGCGCTCGCCGCCCTCGCCGTCGCCCACCGTCTCACCCTGATGCCGGGGCGCACCCACGGCGTCCACGCCGAGCCGCTGAGCCTCGGGGTCAAGCTCGCCAACCACTGGGACGAGGTGCGCCGCGGCCGCCTCCGCCTCCAGGCCGCCGCCGCGGAGGTGGCGGTGGGGAACATCAGCGGCGCGGTGGGCACCCACAACTCGGTCACCCCGGAGGTCGAGGAGCACGTCTGCCGCCGCCTCGGCCTCGGCGTCGCCGCCGCCTGCACCCAGGTGGTGGCCCGCGACCGCCATGCCGCCCTGGTGTCGGCGATGGCCATCCTCGGAGCGGTGATCGAGCGACTCGCCACCGCCGTCCGGCTGCTCCAGCAGACCGAGGTCGGCGAGGCCGAGGAGCCGTTCGCCCAGCGTCAGAAGGGCTCGTCGGCGATGCCCCACAAGCGCAACCCGGTGCTCAGCGAACGCCTCTGCGGGATGGCCCGGCTGCTCCGCGGCCACGCCCTCGTCGCCCTCGAGGACGTGGCCCTCTGGCACGAGCGCGACATCTCCCACTCGGCCGCCGAGCGGGTGGTGCTCCCCGACGCCTTCGCGGTGCTGGACTACATGCTCCAGCTCGCCACCCGGGTGGTCGCCGGCCTGCGGGTCGACGCCCGGCGGATGGCCGAGAACATGGACTGGGGCGGCGGGCTGGTCTTCACCCAGCGGCTGATGACCGCGCTGATCGACGGCGCCGGCTGGCCCCGGGAGCGCGCCTACCGCGCCGTCCAGGCGCTGGCGCTGCGCGCCCGCGAGGGCGAGGCGCCCTTCCGCGACCTGGTGCGCGGATCCGAGGAGGTGGGTGCCGTGCTCGACGACGCGCGGCTCGACGACGTGTTCGACTCCGCCGCGTACACGCGGTACATCGACGACACCTACCGGCGGCTCGGGCTGCCGGTCGAGGCACCCGGCGACACCACCGCGGCCACCCGGCCGGAGCTGGCGGTCGAGGCGGGCATTGGGGGGGGAAGGCTGTGA